Proteins found in one Oncorhynchus mykiss isolate Arlee chromosome 3, USDA_OmykA_1.1, whole genome shotgun sequence genomic segment:
- the LOC110517089 gene encoding fatty acid-binding protein 10-A, liver basic, whose translation MAFSGTWQVYAQENYEEFLRAISLPEDVIKLAKDIKPVTEIQQNGNDFVITSKTPGKSITNSFTIGKEADITTMDGKKLKCTVRLAGGKLMCNTDKFTHIQELKGGEMVETLTVGSTSLIRRSKKL comes from the exons ATGGCCTTCAGTGGAACGTGGCAGGTGTATGCTCAGGAGAACTACGAGGAGTTCCTCAGGGCCATCT CACTCCCAGAAGACGTTATCAAGCTGGCCAAAGACATCAAGCCCGTGACTGAGATCCAGCAGAACGGCAATGACTTCGTCATCACCTCCAAAACTCCTGGCAAGTCCATCACTAACTCCTTCACCATCGGCAAAGAGGCTGACATCACCACCATGGATGGCAAGAAGCTCAAG TGCACGGTCAGACTGGCGGGAGGGAAGCTGATGTGCAACACAGACAAATTCACACACATCCAGGAGCTCAAAGGCGGAGAGATGGTTGAG ACGCTGACAGTGGGCTCTACGTCACTCATCAGGAGGAGCAAAAAGTTGTAA